The DNA window tttttaattgaaaattttaagacggcaaaaaactaaaaaaacatacaaaactattaaaattttaggcTAAAATCCCAAATAACCCTCCtagaataattaaaaattcaattatgtTATTTATCGAAAAGTGCAAACCTTTTAAATCATGATTtataccaattaagccctttgaCTCGTTTTTCTGTTAAAATCTCTAACACGTAGTTAAATGTTGACATGGAAATGAGTAAACTAACATAgagggtttaattgatttttttttgcgaagtttaattaatcatttaatcctaatttttttaatttttgttaaaatataataaaaatataaaagtattgaAACatcattatatattataaattataataaaaatgttaCAAATATTGTAGAAATTATAGACAAATGCAAAAGAAAATTACaaataagttataaaaaaatattaaaattgtaaaaaaactattaaaaattaataaaattttataaaacaaaaaaatgcattacaacattaaaaatttatagaaaattttgttattttattggtTTGAAGTATTTGGTTTCTATAATAAGGAAATGCGGAGATTAAAATTTGACAATGATAGAACTTGTGTGGGTGCCTAATAAGTGGTTTGAGTGACGATGAATTTAGTGTATGATGGCTTAAGTAAAAACAATATTCGATTTAAGTGTGgggataatttaatttaatcacattattaaaaaaaattcaatgttaGCATACTTTTAATTGTATATTTGAGTGTTTCATGATTGCATGAAATCTTAATTTGACAAATGgttgacatttttttttaatttctttgagaCACTAGATATGTGTAGAAAATACTTTCAAAATCTATATGTTGGCTTGATATAGTTCCACACATTGATTCATGCAATTAGAATGATTTTTGTAACAATGGATTCTTCAATGATTATGTtgataaataattttgaattcatattgtcttatttaataatatattttgtataattgattttgaaattttagagaaactaattttttttaaacatgctTATAATGGATGAACTAGGCAATTTCTTTGATCAATTGTTGagttaatttattcttttttctctTCGAAATAATTATCGTACCTAATTGTCCATTTTGTTGCCTTTACCCTTAACACctttatctttattttgataCTTTAAGTATTTAGTGTTAAATATTTATCTTTTCAAGTTTAAAGTATTGAATTGTGTCTTTAATGATTGTGTTTAATTGAATATCTTTGGTAACAAAGCACAAAAGTATACGATTACTCTGCTAGTTACATCACGGGCTTCCAAAGAACTAGTGGCCCAATTGAGTAATTAGTGGCAtgtgcttaggttgtcatttgTCTTTGAGTCAAAACATTTGAAGTTTCCTAATATACTTTGCTGATTTGATTATGAGTGAAGTCGAAAGTTATTTAGGTGTGATTAACTAAGTAATTCGAGATAGGTGTTTGGGTTGTCATCTACGCTAGTGCTCAAAGGTAATCGTCTAAAATTCGAATAAGTGGGTAAAAATTGTGTGCCGAAATAAAGGATTTTGAATAAATCCTTAATTATGTATATtgataaatattttcaatttcacTTCTATCTCATACTTAATGAAAAGGTATTGGTTAAAAagggagagaaaagaaaaaaaaaagtttgatagTTTTTGCTTATTGACTCCAAAGGTAATAAAGTACTTAAAATGGGAGCAAATTTTTTCCGCACCATCAAGTTGGAGCCTAACCATTAAAGTCCTAAATGAGTTTAGAAAGCATGCTAAAACTTGATTATGTTCTCTCGACTATTCTTGTACATTGGTTGGAAATACGATTGCATACACACATGAAGACGACCTATtggttctatttttttttaattgtatgatttgtTGTTGTTACTATTTTTCGATTAACATATGaaacttcaattgtattcatgaAACATGCTTACTTGCATCATTGGTGTGTAACTATGTTATCTGCTATTTATTCAAGCTAAGTATTTCTTTAAGATTACATgtgtataattattaattttgtttggGGACAAACAAAAGAAAGTTAAGCATGAGTGTGATAAATGCTCATAGTTCATGTATTCTAGgctcttattattttactttttattgatCTTCAAGTAAAATATTATGCCTTTTAACTTCATTTGCATGTTTAGTATTATATTTACATACatcaacatttttatttatttctactttGACTTTATATTAGTTATTGATAAATAATTATGCGTTTTTGTGACATTAATCAAGTGCATTCGTTGGAATGCAAGGTTGAGGATTATCAAGAGCAAAACCGAGGAGGGTCGAAGGACGAGTAGGTCACGACCCAAAATACTCCAACCCCAACGTGGATTGTGCAACTGTTTAAACACTTGACGCTCGCACTTCAACTCAAACGTGATGCCTTGGCTTCAAGCTGCCACCTGTCCTAGTACAATTGACCCTGTGAGCCCTAGCACCGTGCTACCAAGCCACGACACCAAGCATGCATGACATGGAATTTCTTTATCGTTTTGACTCTAGACTCAAGgctatttttaaccttttttttttcaaatattaaagtCCAAGCAAGTATTGTGACATTAATTTAGGTCAAATAGGCTTTATAAATAGGACATTTTGAGAGGGTTAGATAATTTCTATTGCATTGAACTTTCAGCTTTTGCAACTTATTGCTTTTTGcgtttttcttattttatggattggtaaaatctcttttctatttaaatgaattttaaagtttGTCAAATCTAATTGTAATTTAGTATTTGTATATCTTctggtttaattatgaatatttgGGTTTAATGAATATAGAGTTCATATACAATTGCTTAGAATATTTGCCTTGTTAATTAGAATTGTTAAATCCATAATTGCTTAATTGATTCTAGTACTTGTGTAACATAGATAGGTATGAAGAGATATGCATTCTATGTTGTGCGAGCATGTGATCCAACTTAAATAAACCCCACTTGTATTTGTTTGTTGGTTAGAACTAGACTTCTCTCAATCTTAATGCTACCATTAAGCTAAATTATAGGCACAAAGTTATAAGGTTGCTTATTGGTAAAGGaaataatttcaaacaaaatacCCCTTGATTATCGAAACGGTAAGGAAAAATTGATTGCCAAGCGCGACGTCAACTATTAGCAAACCCAATGATTAATCTTTCACGTTTTATAAATCCATTAAAGGGGTAAACGCTGAGCACGAGTTTTAAAGCTACTCAACTTTTGATtatcactttcttttttttttttgctaaattttaattttagttttcttaAATAATCCCCCTCATCTTTGTTTTGTTTAAGAAATAGAATTATTATCGATTACTATCTGCAAGTTTATtttttaggaattatttttgATCTCGAGAACTGCAACCATTTTCTATCTATGGGATGAGGCATCTTTTGTACCCAAAAACAATATTGGTTTAGAGTTAATTTCAAGGTTTTTAAAACAATGAATTCAAACGGATATCAGATTGAAAACGAAATCGAAGTTGTTCTTCATGTACACTAAGAAACGAAAGTTTGAGTAAAGGGTTCTAACCGGTTGTCTAGCCGTCTACGAGCATTACCAGTCACTTGTGGAGAAACGACTCTTGGTTGATGACATCTTTGAGGTTGGCTTTCAAGTATGTTCTGAAGGTAATGTTCCGAGACAAGAAAAGCTACCGCAAAAACATTTCGAGCCCTTAGGCTGAACCCTAATTTCCCCATAGCTAAAAGTGAGCTCCTCGCCTTCTTTTATGTCTTTCGAAGCAAAGAAACAAAGACGAGGCAAAAGAGCTCCTGAACTTCTTACAAGTACTGTTGATAGATTACCACCGTCACATGAATGGTTAATGAAGCGAGCAAAATTTCCAGCTCTTGTGGCATCTATGTTAATTCGCAAGCATGCATTCCCAGATGGAAGATGTTCCCTAACAACAAGAAGAGCAGACGAAAAGTGGTCATCTGAAGCAAGTTTATCGTAGATTTGTTGCCTCCTCCTAGCTTCTTTGGTTGTTAACAGCTCACCTATCAAAGTAGATTGCAAATTTAACAGCATTTTAAGGGCTAATCTCCACACAATTATGCATCGCACATGagaaacaataaaagaaattaCTTTCATCGAAATATATCTAAAGCAATTTCTTTGAGACAGCATGTTTCCCTGATGCTTTGGTGAATGAATTATCATTCAAGCCCTCGGCATTTCTTCAAGAAGTTTGCAAAAACCTTACGTAGCAGCATTAATTACAACCAGACCGAGATGGATTTGTATTTGGCAAGGAAAAGACACATGAAAGTTGTACAACAGTAAGAACCACAAAGAAAGGACAAGAAGATGGTGACAACCAGTGAGCAGAAACGAGTTGATGCTAGGAGGAAATGGGGAGAAAGCTAGCTGGATTGCTCAGGACTTTCAATGGTAAGAACTACAAAAGCAAGGACAAGACAACGGTAACTGCTAGagagaagaaaatgagtcttgatACAAGGTAAACATCAGTCAGATAATAAGGAAAGACAGCTGGCATTTTGCTAAATATGCCAAGTTGTCATCAATTGGCGACACAAAGCCAAATAGCATGGGGGAACAGGGAGAAAGCTAGCTGGACTGTTAAAGATTTACTATAGTAAGAACAAAAAGCAAAACGAACATGAGCTAATCACAAAGCAGAATAGCATGGGAAACCCCTCTTGGGTGTTGGGTTGGGGAGAACCAGGAAGCTAGCTGGATTAGTGGACAAGACAGCAACAGCTAGAAAGCAGAAAGGAATAGATGCAAGGCAAACATCAGCTGATCAGAAATGAGTGACGGCCCCAATTTTGCTAAAGGTGCCAAGTTGTTACACATCGGTGACTCGAAGCAAAAAGCTAATTGCTAGAGCAGAAATATTACCTGGCCTGCATCATTAATTTGTGATGGTGTTCTCTCAATGTTGTGCACACATATATCTTCAAAGTTCATTTTCCGATGGAAATTAACGAAAAAAGGGAAGGAAAGGCTAACTAAATTTATCAGACAAAGATACTAAAAAGTAAATAACCACAACAGTTTCAAACATTCAATAAAAGATTAATTTTAGAGAAAAAATGGAGGTTAAGTGTTGAAATGAAGTACCTGAATACTCACAGATGAACTGGCCTTGCTGAATCCACTGAGCAGCATATAATCCCCACCCTTTTCTTACATCCTTCACAATCTTCAATTGAACTTGTATTCCTCTCTGACTCAACCGATTCCCACACTCCAAACGGCAGCCGCAACTCGGTCCACACTCACTCCTTATCCCCATCCCCTCGTCCCCTTCCAATTCCATGCACGGACATCCAATCACATTGTCTTCGCTCACTTTTTCACACCTCTCACACTCACACCCTGACTCGTCCATCACACTCACCCAGCTCCCCCCGAGGAGATCCATTGAGTCAAGAGTACAACCCATTTCAGCATCCGACGAGCCTGAGTCGGGAAGGACCAGAGTTTGCGACGAGTTGGGCCCCCAAAATTGGCggtttaaagaagaagaagaagaagaagaggggattATTTGAGAAGGGGTATAGAAGAAATAGGCATAAGGGTATTGATCGACGGTGTTGTGAAATGAGATGGGAAAGTTTTCAAAAGATCTTGAAGCGTCAAGGGAGCGGTAGAGAGTGATGGAGTGGGCGGCTCGGTGAAGGGTTTTGCAGGTGAGGGAGACATTAGCCAGTTCTTGAGGGGTTAGCCATGGAAGGATAAGGTCTGCGCATTGCAAGAAAGCATGGCTCAAGCCTAGTTTGTTTTGGGGGGGTTTTTTGGGTGATGGCGGCAACATGGAAAACCATCGATCTCATCAGCTTCACTCCTGTAATGAATTATAGACTTTCGGATTGtttaattggattttttttttttaatttgaacctAAAAGTTAATCACCTTTCaaaaaatatacaatatatatatatcacagcATATGTGGGGAAATCGTCTAAATTAGCTATAtatgtaaaaagtaaaaaaatatagaaaataaattgatttcggAGGGAAACTGTAAAAGAGCATCCAACTATACAGGTGGTAACAAAGCACACCCATCTTTAAAttgcttttttttaatataattaatatctttagttaaataattaaatgttaataattttgTCTTAAGTCCTTGGTTTGATTTCAGGGGCGAAATTAGGGgattgaaaaattttcatttaagttttcttgaagtttttaaaattttaaattagtaaaggtaaaattatatttcggcccctaaaaaaataaaaatttgatttaatcctttagaATTTATAAAGATAgtggctattaaaatggtgaaactgtatttttactatcgtaaaagttacaatttaatctggcttcgcccctgtttGATTCCTCTCttactcacatttgtattttttatttcatgttattttaaattttttattatttttaattaatttttttaacatattagctcatttgattaaatagttaaataataatgattttatgtttaAGTCCCAAGTTCAATTCCTCCTCTTctaaatatatttgtaattttttaaaaataaaaaaatttgaaaacaatatatttattaattaaaaataaaactaaaaattacaaatgtatTTAGAAGAGGAGAAATTGAACTTGGGATTCAATgataaaatcataattatttaactaagggagctaatatgttaaaaatgttaattaaaaataataaaaaagcttaaaacaatatgaaataaattataaatatgtttaGAAGAGGAGGAATTGAAATTGGGACTCGAGGATAAAatcattatcatttaattatttaaccaaatgagctaatatgttaaaaaaattaattaaaattaataaaaagcttaacatgaaataaaaaatacaaatgtgaatgAGAAAGGAATCGAGCGACTCAAaactaaaatcatttttttttgaaataaagactgggattttattaaattgaaaaaatagaataaaaataaacaaaaatcagACCCAATAAAGCCCAATCCAAATGAAATCGTAAAGACAAGAcctgaaaaaacaaaaaaaaaatagagaaacaaCCTAAAGGCCAATCCAGCAACAAACTCTCCAGAAAATGGAAGGAcgcaaacaaaaataaaataagataaataaaataagataaataaaaaccATCCCGTCAAATCAAGAAACGTCTGGAAGCCATAAATTCTGATGACTAGTCATTTCCAATGCTCCAGAACATCTTGTCGATAGCTATCCCCAAAATCTTTTAACTTTCATTTTGCTATCTACTTTCATTACTCATCTGCACATTTCTCCTTCATTCTGGTTCTTTAAGCCAAGTTTCTGCCGAGGCGAAGGCGTGACCTTCCAGATCTTCTCCCATCAGATAAGTATCTTCTTCTTTCTCGAGCGCGATCTTTGCTAATCTATGGGCATATGTGTTCTCCGATCTGTGAATAAACTGAAAAATAACTTCTTGAAAATCTGCTTTCTTCTTCTGAATATCGCTGATAATGGCACCGATAACTGACTTGTCTGTAGAAGTTGCTTGACATTTTTTTATAACTGATTTTGAATCCCCCATGAGTCTGACTGATTGGATTCTAAGTGAACTCCCTAATTTTGCACCTTTCAGGCACGCATAAGCCTCTGCTGCAAAAGGTGAGGGGACATCTCTGTGGATAACCGTCTTTAACACCATTAAGTTTCCCCTCAAATCCCACCCTACCAAACCTGTCGCTGAACTGAAAGTTCTACTGTCGAACGCTGCATTAAAATAGATTCTCGTACTCGGTATGCCTTCTTGTGTTTTATAACTTCTGTTTATACTTTCGctctttttcaagttttttaaacCTTCAAATTCTGCCAGATGTCTTTGAAtattatgtgctaaatctctacctGTTGTATTTCTTCTCTCGTGTACTAATTGATTTCTGGAGTACCATAACATCCATAGAGCGTAGCAGAAAAGTAGACATTGACCGTTGTCGCTTCTCTTGAAGACCCAGGTAAGCCATTCCCATATATTTTGATTCGCATAATTCATAACCCATGAAAGATTTAACTGTTGCCAAACTTCAATTGTCAGAGGGCATTCGCGAAAAACATGGACACTTTCTTCAACCGCCGAATAGCATCGAGGACATCTATCATTGACAGTAACCCTCCTGTATCTAAGATTagcaaaattaagaataaaatccCATGAAATTCGCCAGATTGTAAATGTAATTTTTGAGGGCAACTGTAAGCTCCAAAGTTTCTtgtaaaattcttttaattcggtctgTAATAAATAATCATTAGGGACCCGATTATCAATAGTTTATAGGCACTGCGGACCGAAAACTCGCCAGAAAGTTCCCCTTTCCAAACCTGAAAGTCCTCATGTTCGAACTCTGCTAGGGGAGTCTAAAGAATTTTCTTAGCAATTTCCTCTTGAAATGTACTATTGATCACATCCCTTCTC is part of the Gossypium hirsutum isolate 1008001.06 chromosome D11, Gossypium_hirsutum_v2.1, whole genome shotgun sequence genome and encodes:
- the LOC107913635 gene encoding histone-lysine N-methyltransferase SUVR3, yielding MLPPSPKKPPQNKLGLSHAFLQCADLILPWLTPQELANVSLTCKTLHRAAHSITLYRSLDASRSFENFPISFHNTVDQYPYAYFFYTPSQIIPSSSSSSSLNRQFWGPNSSQTLVLPDSGSSDAEMGCTLDSMDLLGGSWVSVMDESGCECERCEKVSEDNVIGCPCMELEGDEGMGIRSECGPSCGCRLECGNRLSQRGIQVQLKIVKDVRKGWGLYAAQWIQQGQFICEYSGELLTTKEARRRQQIYDKLASDDHFSSALLVVREHLPSGNACLRINIDATRAGNFARFINHSCDGGNLSTVLVRSSGALLPRLCFFASKDIKEGEELTFSYGEIRVQPKGSKCFCGSFSCLGTLPSEHT